Proteins encoded by one window of Calditerrivibrio sp.:
- a CDS encoding Ppx/GppA family phosphatase produces the protein MITAGIDIGTNTVRLIVAEILNGKLTSILHQNRAVTRLGEGFINTGKLSEAAIKRTADFVIVCYKEALKWNPYKIKCCATSAVRESPNGQDFVSLLEKEGINVEIIDGEHEGKLTALGVMAAFDLKEEVALIIDIGGGSTEFILWDGKDVALCKSFKIGVVKLSDTFNFHGVCSDTCLKEVTNYLHNFFNDFTIDIPFNKIIATAGTPTTLAAIDMQMEVYDYKKVNGYIITKDRLHQLIKTLSSLTFEERKHIKGLEKGREDLIIPGSLMLAFFLEKFAKDYFLVSDFGLREGIAIAASL, from the coding sequence ATGATCACCGCTGGTATAGATATAGGTACAAACACCGTAAGGCTCATTGTTGCTGAGATCTTAAATGGCAAACTAACATCTATTTTACATCAGAACAGAGCAGTAACAAGACTTGGAGAGGGGTTTATAAACACTGGAAAACTATCTGAAGCTGCCATAAAAAGAACAGCAGATTTTGTAATAGTTTGTTATAAAGAGGCCCTCAAATGGAACCCATATAAAATAAAGTGCTGTGCAACGAGTGCAGTAAGGGAATCCCCAAATGGACAGGATTTTGTATCACTACTGGAAAAAGAGGGTATCAATGTCGAGATCATAGATGGTGAACATGAAGGTAAACTCACCGCTTTGGGGGTGATGGCCGCTTTTGATCTAAAAGAAGAAGTGGCTCTTATCATAGATATCGGTGGCGGATCAACAGAGTTTATCCTATGGGATGGTAAAGACGTAGCTCTTTGTAAAAGCTTTAAAATAGGCGTGGTTAAACTATCTGATACATTTAACTTTCATGGTGTTTGCAGCGATACATGTCTCAAAGAAGTAACAAATTATCTACACAATTTTTTCAATGATTTTACCATAGATATCCCCTTTAACAAGATAATTGCCACAGCCGGGACCCCGACCACTTTAGCAGCCATCGACATGCAAATGGAAGTATACGATTACAAAAAGGTAAATGGCTATATAATAACAAAGGATCGTTTACACCAACTTATAAAAACACTCTCCTCCTTGACCTTCGAAGAAAGAAAGCATATCAAAGGCTTAGAAAAAGGAAGGGAAGACTTAATAATACCTGGTTCTCTTATGCTTGCATTTTTTCTCGAAAAATTTGCTAAAGACTACTTTTTGGTAAGTGATTTTGGATTAAGGGAAGGGATAGCTATTGCAGCTTCATTATAG